GATAAATCGATGTGTACGATCGCATAGATTATATGttattccatttatttatgttttcaaCCGATCAATAATAGTAACGATTTGGTTTTTACTACTCATTTATTGTTCTCTGGtgatcaattgaatttttcattagatAAACTATTTTGGTACACTCATtgcaaatattattgaaataattacctGATGATAATTCGGCCCATTGCAAGTTTGAAGTTTTACACATCTATAAAATATCAGCAGGTTTTCTCAGATCATTAGATctttgtttgattttattttttattatttattctctcattatattacgtaattattttaataccGTTATATCATTAAGAGTTGTGATTACCATGTAATATGAAGTCGTCTATTTTACATACGAGTTTCCTTGAAGTCGTTTCCTTAAGACCTTGATGAATAAATCGGATCTATGCCAACAAATACCGAAGCGATACACCATAGCAATTACGTATTACGTGATGTTgacaaaatatgaataataatcctTTAAAAAGatagagaacagaaaaaccaaaatccaGAACACACgagattttttctaatcatcaCCAAAATTTTGTACAAATATTATCCGCTGATTtgtatgtacttttttttcgtttatctcTTGAATTATTACACACAGccgatcgaaattttatctcgTTATCGGTGTTGGGAATAGAATAAGAGGAAATACagaatagaatgaaaataaatctcttCAGATGATTAAAAACCATATTCTTTATTCAGAAttcaaatatgaataaaataagtttTACTCATTACGTGGTTTTatgtagtatacatatagtatatctAATATTCTTATGATATATCCgattatgtaattataatattatcggCACTGTAAAACGGCAAAGATGGTTTTGTTTCTctatcttcgtttttcttagttcgttctttcttctttttttttattctctccacGATTTGCCATCTTCTATTTTTGATTAGTAATAACTAGTTTAGATTAATCTATATCGTTACTTATAATTTACCacagaatataatataaagtgAACTGATCGTTCAGAAAATAGAGTGGGGGACGATCATATTTTAGCCACTCTCAATTGCTTCACGGTTTCAGTTCAGTTCGTTGTCGGCTGGCATATAATGTCAACGCACGATAATATTGttaacagcaacaacagcaatttttattttcaaaattaatcaagtttgaaaaattctccgaatATTTTCAGTGTCgtgggaagagaaaaataatttttttctcctttttttcccttctattttttaatatcaacaaaattcaaacaaattatCCAAAAACAAACAGTATGGCCAATTTTTACAGCACGAGGAAATTCCTGCCAATTATTTTAGCCCTGGTTTTCGTGTCTGTAGCGATCGGTAAGTTTTTCAAGTCATGTATTCTGAAAAATAGATTAACAATCAATTAACAGCATGTTATTTTTCCTtgactttcgattttttactctcattctcctcttcctcAAATAACGTGGGCGAAAAGATTTAAACGAACCACATGCCTAGCTGCATTGAAAAgtggatttaatttttttctacaaataaggatgctttttttcgtcaataagTAATACACCTCATTGaataaaatggatgaaaaattataaggtTTTTAATCTTGCAGCCGCTAACGCTTCCAGAGGAGGACCGGGGAGAAGGGGAGGAGGCCACTCAAGGAATCCTAATCGAAATGAGGAATCTGAAGCTGCTCTTAGGGCTGCTTCCCTTCGCCAGGTCACAGTtgtaagtttttcaaattttttctgtcgCACGATTTATCCCGTTAAGATTCTAGAATTTAAAAATAGTCGCGTTTCCAAACGCTATGAGAtcatctatgtatgtatatttatacttaATCAAATAATGGAAcagtagatgaaaaataaagggaaaaaagaattccggGGCACAggtgttttaattttctttggttttattttttacactgagtaactatacttaaAAATTTCGCATCTGAATTTACCAGCGATTATATATCACTCGATATATTAACTAAGTTCTATTGTTTTTGGAGCAGACTTCATCCCTAGGAACTGATTTCAAATACCTCCCCTTCTAGCCTCATCTAAGCTACTATTTTAAAGATGTTTGTCTACCTTAATTACATGTGCGTATCTATCACTCTGATTATTGGTCTTACATTTGCTGTTTATTACACCGTGCAGTGGTTTCAATACAACTGTGGGGGGCAAATATGAAACCTACGTTTcagttgaatgaataaatattaaataacatCAATCAAGGTTAATTTATATATTCCTACATGTATCTAGCTCTATTTGATTCACGCTGATtcactatttatttttttgcccctCTTGTTTCAGGTATTTCGTCACTCTCACCGTACTCCTGCCGACACTTATCCCAATGATCCTCATATAAATAGTAAATTGGAGCCCTACGGATGGGGACAGTTAACGAATGTAAGTTACATTATCGCAGGCATAAttcttttaaatttgtttcaactatttttcatctttttctttttttgcttagGTTTCTACGTTCTTTACtcaattcttcttttaatCGTACAATTAGTTGGTATTATATGATTCTGTGCGTTCGTTAAAATTGATGACATAATCAtgagttaattattattgaaatttttatgatcAAAATAATTGTTACTATTACTACCTTTTATTAGtactattttaaaaattttatggcTACACACAATAGATCCGAGATGCTCTCCTTAATTTTTTGTGAATATTTCTTCCTCTGTCTTTATTCTACTGTTCTTCTTATGTAATCACGAGATTACCCACGCGCAATCTTTTGCTATCTTATATTATTAAATCAAATGTTAATCCAGAGTTCATGCTCCGTTTACATCGAATAGAAACACAAGATAAAAATTGAGCGCTCGTATTTATGATCATCCATTATCTAATGTAGTTTGGGATtgtttaataaaattatattattttcaaattgtcaaAGGAAGGAAAACTTGCCGCTTATAATCAAGGATTATGGCTGGCGAAGAGGTACGGTCCATTCCTAGGAACAGAATTTAGCACGGATATATTTCAACTCCAAACTACAGCCGTCGATCGAGCACAAATGTCTGGAATGTTGACCTCCGCCGGTCTTTGGGTACCGAAAGGTACTCAGCTTTGGAAATCCAATTTGAAATGGCAACCCACACCGATAAAATATCAGGAACTTGATCAGGATACGGTGTGTAGGAATATAATGAAGTCCCTTTCattttgcttattttcttttctcttgtttttacttttccatctATTGATTGATTCCAGCTTCTTCTAGTGAGAACTGACTGTCGGGCTTATTATCGAGAACTAGATGCCGTGAAGAACGATACAGAATATCAACAGGTTCAAGCTGAAAACAAACAACTTTACGACGAATTGACAGCTTTGACCGGAATGAGCATATCCAATCCCGATGACATCATGTCGGTTTATGGAACATTGAGAGCAGAGGTTTGAAATTTAACCTGGAAATTATCAGACCATAATCAAAGGCTATTTCATTCAACACATCCGTAATTATTTGTCATTTCGTAAGTAGCATGTAGTTTGAAATCACTGAAATCATCGGCaaagatcttttttcttttttttcatcttgtgACAATCATGTCGATGCATCCCACGAATCTTCATTCATTGGCTgatatttgacattttttctgtGACGCCAGTCGGATTTAGGTTTACCTCTACCGGATTGGACCAAGGACTATTATCCAGATCGGTTGGTGCCCTTGACGATCTACAGCTATTTGCCTCTGGTCAAAACAGATCTCCTGAAAAGATTGAAAGGTGGTCCTTTCGTGAAGAAAATCGTCAATGATATGAAGGGAAAAGTTGCTGGTaccgaaaagaagaagatgttTATGTACACCGGTCACGACAGCACGATTACTAACCTGTTGGGAACATTGGGTGTTTGGGACCCGCAGCAGCCGGAATATGGCATTCTTACTACGATTGAATTACACGAGAATGCAGAGGGATGGAACGTGCAGGTCAGTTGAGAGCGAGAATAAAATCTCGTGTTAAATCATGTCTAAAAGATGTCACTTTTActgattatttcaaatttttaacagTTGTTCCTGCGCAACACAACTCAGAGAGTGCCATATCCGTTAACGGTTCCTGGATGTGACACGGTCTGCCCGTTGgataaattcatcgaattgCTCACCCCGGTTATTCCCGTCGATTGGGAGAAGGAGTGTCAAATTGACGACGATAGTTACGTAGCACCAACACCTTTGCCGCCCTAAATTGATGTAAACTTAACACATTCGAATCTGTTAGTTGatagttttttctctctttttctctcttgagATAATCTAAGATCTATCAGTGACTTGTCCGTCCGTCattgttattaaaaatatatttagaaAAGTTATAATCAGTTAAATCGGCGTTTTATATCTCTGGGTGAATTTAAATGGAAAGATTGATCCTGTTGAAATgttaagattaaaaaaaataacagcagTAACAGCGTAGTGCCTGAATAACGCTTTTGTACATTTACAACCTCAATATATACTGTATatcttgtatttttcaaattgttatacaataaaagaaaaattcttaatcCAAAAACAATGTTGGAGAGTTGTTCTTTTTCGTCCTGTAGGTAAATTTGGTTCTCTGAGTGTATCTTCATTCATTTCAAGCTCAGAGATACACATTACCAAATTTTTCCCtacttttccccatttttccagaattattcagattttttccttcatctccGGTTAATTAATCAGAGTCAAACCATCCCAGGTGTATTCCtaattgttttctaatttttttccatttttttctgattttttccgattttttcccaatttttgaaaatatttttgacttgTGCCGCCCCTGGATGAGTGCGGGGCcccgaaaattaattgtccgcccCTATTTGGTCACgtgatgacgtcacgtggtcgggtcacgtgaccgcactcgccgatacagctagcgccatgtggcggaattttcgtgaactaaaatcccaggtttcttgccccttgacgtcaggcaatgtgatgcgtgaaagagaggtaaaagggtcaatacttttccggcttCCCTCTGAGCGCTCGGAGCCTaaggggtcaatacttttgcggttttcctcggacgctcggaggcggtcgtcgttcttcggcggttttcctcggacgctcggaggcggtcgtcgttcttcggcggttttcctcggatgcggtcaatacttttgcggtttacctcggacgctcggaggcggtcaatacttttgcggttttcctcggacgctcggaggcggtcgtcgttcttcggcggttttcctcggacgctcggaggcggtcgtcgttcttcggcggttttcctgcgcggtcaatacttttgcgggTTCTCTCGCCCGGGCAAAaccgcaaaagtattgaccctattacctctctttcacgcatcacattgcctgacgtcaaggggcaagaaacttgggattttagttcacgaaaattccgccacatggcgctagctgtatcggcgagtgcggtcacgtgacctgaccacgtgacgtcatcacGTGACCAAATAGgggcggacaattaattttcgggGCCCCGCACTCATCCAGGGGCGGCAcaagtcaaaaatattttcaaaaattgggaaaaaatcggaaaaaatcagaaaaaaatagaaaaaaattagaaaacgatCAGGAATTAATCCAGGAGGATATAAAATCATGAGGCGCATCGAAGGACTCGTGGAGATgtgctcattgaataaataattcaaaaatggagaaaaaactgATTAAAGACTGGGAAAAACCTCAACATGAATTTAAGATAAAGTGACATTGCCTGCATATTATTGGACGCTAGCAGGACATAGATGGGATCCTgttattgattaaaaataattttttcaattatatttcttcAGGTGTTTGCCAAGAAATGAATTACGACAACACACGGTGAACATGGGGTGAATCAACTATGCCATTCAAACTTGATACAAACTGACTTTGTCACTCATTGGGGAGACAAGGTCCCTGGGTCCTTCTGAACATAATTTGAACAATAATACGCTGCGGTGATGTAGGCTTTTTGATCATAGCATGACCGGTTCTGCTGATTCATTTTCCCTAGGAGGAATTATCGTAGGTAAAGTTGGTCCATCGTCGATATGCTTTGACCACTTGTTACAAGGTGCTTCAATTTGCTTGGTTGGCTTTGCTTTAGGACGCCGATCGACGCCTGGAGGCTACAGAGGTAGAGGTCAAGAGACAACGTCGACAACACCGGAAGACTTGACAAGGTTATCCAAGTGTCAGGAAGGATGTTCTTCTTCATGATGGTGAAGAATTCAATTCAAACAAACGGAGTATAATTGCCACCGAACAAATTCCATTCTCTCAAATGGCCTAATTCCATTTCAGATATCgttccaatttcaacatcgacGGTAATAGAATGCCATAGAGCCGGACTGAAGCATGCAGCGTTCAACTTTATGCGGCCTGAATACCAAACGCAAATCCATGCCAACTGTAGcaagaaaattgaagcgatTGTGAGGAAGGCTCCAAAGACAAAGGATCCTGAAGCTGAGAACGAGCCATTGACACCTTGTCCttattgcaaaaataaattacctgaGACTAAAGTCATGTGTGACAAATGCAAGAGCACCATACCTTTTTGCATTGCTACGGTAAATTGTTTTAGTAATTATCAACCACTAGTGGTTAATGTGGGTagagttgaaaagttttagaTCTGAAGATTCGTACCAATGCTAAATAATCTGATAGTTTAACTATATCTATGCCATggtgtgaaataataattctttgttccgaaatttatgaatttcaatgaaatttattctcacTCAGGGTCGTCACCTTCTCAAAGAAGACTTTACAGTTTGTCTACAATATGAGTTTCCCAAAATCGCAACTGAGTTCCTGCGGTGAGTGGCTCTcagttctttttcattccttgcACTGATTCATTACTTCTGTGGCAAagaatttgtgaatttttctccaatgTTCGTCACATTATCCATCTGCAAactgtttctattttttgtcagAGGTGTTGAcagttattttcgtttctttgtagaatTATCCAAAGTGAAGAAGTTTGTCCAATGTGTACGGAACATGTGGATCCAAATATGGCATCATCGAGCATCggcattcattcattcctcgATGCACAAGATACCAATGTTAAAAAGGTTTAGAGTTTGTTTCAAACAAAGTGCGCTCACATCTGGAATAACTGTGCGAATTGTTGCCATAGCTCACTATTTTTCCATGAATCATACCTTAGTCTTAGACCAAACAGTTAGTACAGTGTAGGGAGTACAATCTGTGGCATATACGGTTTAGATATTCTGAACAGATGCTGATCGATCGAATCAAAGATGATacatagtaataattattgaattccACTCAATCCTtcctttgataatttttgataaCGAAAACCTGATATATTCAGCCATCGAGCAGAAGAATCGTGTCATTCAATCGTCAGGTGTTTATACATGGTGACTCTCAGAAAACTTTGCTCAATTCTCATGATGAGTATCTCCGAGGAGGATACCTTGACAATTAAAGTTGAAATGCAAAGATCAGTTTACCTATAACATactgtaaaaaatttaaatagtGCGTTTGACGTTAGGTATAGCTGAATTTGTTGATTGAATTAAGTGATTTGTCAAATTAATCAAGTTGCCGCTAGTTCGGTACTTAGAATAGCTAATAAATTTGATTATCTCGATTACTTTCGgttgtaattcaatttcagagtGTCAGAATGATGTTTTGATGCTCAAAAAATACAGAAGAATACTACACAGTTCAATTTTTGTGagtctttctcattttctcgtttttccctgcttttccccatttttccagaattattcagattttttcctccatctccGGTTAATTaatcagaaaatttggaaaaaatcggaaaaaatcagaaaaaaattagaaaacgatCAGGAATTAATCCAGGAGGGTCCAATGGGTAACGGTCACTTCGTTCGACGTGATACAGAATTATTAGATGTGAGTACATTGATTCAGGATGATTAATAACAATCAATCAAAGTTGTCAGGACATCCTGGAGGGAACGTTCATGGAATAGTGCTGGTAATgaaaaaggtaaagaaaaacgaagttCAATGAACTCTGTGCAACTGTTGGGTTGAGACAACGGTAACGGTTTGCAccgtatttttaattttgcaaaATAGTTTGCCCCGGGTACAATTTCAATCTCATGACTTTCTTCGTCTCGTGGTTTCAGCTCACGAAGAACATTAGTCTTTTGCTAAAGCGCATCGTGCTGATATACGGAATGCAGTTTTCGCAGTGGCTTCTGCGGTTAAAAGATATGGAGAAGATAAGAGCCAGACGACATCTGGTCAAAGGTTGTCTCAAATTTCTACATGCACGTAACGTAtcgtgcacgtatacgtacgttctTCGATCACGTGATTATTTATGGGTTACGTGCTATGCAATATGCTACAACGATTGAACATTCAACCCCATTGCAAGCTGCTTCCGAACAAGGTCAATCCatcgtcgaacgaacgattGATTCGCAATCAAGGATCTGAAAAAGTAAGTCGTCCAGAAGGATGACCCAACTGCATCCTCATCAGACGTATCGACTCTttaatttgcttttttcattctccaggTGCAGATATCGGTGGCGAGTTCAAGTATCCCATCCGGACTATAAAATTTCTTCGTCATACCGCGGCGATGATCGTAAAACTGCAGAGGGAGTACGTATAACTTTATCTACCACTTTATTACACAGATTGATCATAGCCACCGGGGTTTAGCTGTAGATAAGCCATGAAGATTgcgactgaaaaaaaacaagccaATGAAAAGTATGGGGAAACGTTCATTTTTCTGATCTTCTCATAGATTTCGGCGACAATGATGCGCCCATTGATTTTCTacgacgtttttttctcgaaaatccgAACgtcaaatgaaaagaaaaagagttcCGC
This region of Athalia rosae chromosome 7, iyAthRosa1.1, whole genome shotgun sequence genomic DNA includes:
- the LOC105684306 gene encoding prostatic acid phosphatase-like — its product is MEEPREDTRVTAGFIEDCKTLINKFEECDDIRFQDFCEVWHSMKFSAIFTGRQSYVEMLEFCEDALQDAKSFLKPPCRFKTQIGCLYLLYALYYKQPCEDVKIRFTYSEWKELKELHNTLKTGNHVDANYVLSKMIYDDAFVHTAYENEYGFEKYLRSKGIQFANPYSLIPALNDTVEQKRLFSRIGKIGDFYNQARCMPTNEIPEKAREKFDVTAYTDFVKELKSLRDRRIPVKNHSSDDYYYPAWKDQSSDEKSKIAYITRKFLPIILALVFVSVAIAANASRGGPGRRGGGHSRNPNRNEESEAALRAASLRQVTVVFRHSHRTPADTYPNDPHINSKLEPYGWGQLTNEGKLAAYNQGLWLAKRYGPFLGTEFSTDIFQLQTTAVDRAQMSGMLTSAGLWVPKGTQLWKSNLKWQPTPIKYQELDQDTLLLVRTDCRAYYRELDAVKNDTEYQQVQAENKQLYDELTALTGMSISNPDDIMSVYGTLRAESDLGLPLPDWTKDYYPDRLVPLTIYSYLPLVKTDLLKRLKGGPFVKKIVNDMKGKVAGTEKKKMFMYTGHDSTITNLLGTLGVWDPQQPEYGILTTIELHENAEGWNVQLFLRNTTQRVPYPLTVPGCDTVCPLDKFIELLTPVIPVDWEKECQIDDDSYVAPTPLPP
- the LOC125501677 gene encoding WD repeat-containing protein 19-like; the encoded protein is MRPEYQTQIHANCSKKIEAIVRKAPKTKDPEAENEPLTPCPYCKNKLPETKVMCDKCKSTIPFCIATGRHLLKEDFTVCLQYEFPKIATEFLRIIQSEEVCPMCTEHVDPNMASSSIGIHSFLDAQDTNVKKV